From a single Endozoicomonas euniceicola genomic region:
- the ligA gene encoding NAD-dependent DNA ligase LigA, giving the protein MTDLNLFSQEDVEQEIQDLRQQINHHNHRYYVLDDPQISDAAYDQLLQRLKQLETDNPELITGDSPTQRVGAAPLKEFGQVLHEMPMLSLDNAFNEAELQDFNRRVKERLTATADIEYACEPKLDGIAVSLLYEKGVLARGATRGDGTTGEDITQNVRTIASIPLTLMGKGWPERLEVRGEIFMPKAGFEKMNARARAREEKVFVNPRNAAAGSLRQLDSRVTARRPLTMYCYSAGIVEGGSLPDKHADILELFSQWGLRINPETQVVTGVKACEDYYGQLAEKRQELPYEIDGIVYKVNDLNLQKQLGFVARAPRWAIARKFPAQEEMTLLKDVEFQVGRTGAVTPVARLEPVFVGGVTVSNATLHNMDEIIRLDLKIGDTVIVHRAGDVIPKVVGVAHSCRPSDDQLRDIVMPDTCPVCGSEIEQDEGEAAARCSGGLYCSAQRKEAIKHYASRKALDIEGLGDKLVDQLVAKGLINTVADLYKLTVEQVSGLERMGRKSATNLINALDRSRTTTLARFIYSLGIREVGEATARSLVSHYKELEAIRSACVDDLQTVDDVGPVVASHIEKFFRQPHNKEVIEELLEQGVTWAAIEAPAEGVAQPLAGETWVLTGSLHSMTRDQGKEILQQLGAKVSGSVSAKTTVLLAGEKAGSKLTKAQNLGVKVISEDDFIALKADWGVE; this is encoded by the coding sequence ATGACTGACCTAAATCTATTCTCTCAGGAAGACGTTGAGCAGGAAATTCAGGACCTGCGTCAGCAGATTAATCACCACAACCACCGCTACTACGTGCTGGATGATCCACAGATCAGTGATGCCGCCTATGACCAGTTGCTGCAACGCCTGAAACAGCTGGAAACCGATAATCCGGAATTGATCACCGGAGATTCTCCTACCCAGCGTGTTGGTGCCGCCCCTCTAAAAGAGTTTGGTCAGGTACTTCATGAAATGCCGATGTTGTCGCTGGATAATGCTTTCAATGAAGCTGAGTTGCAGGACTTTAACCGTCGTGTAAAAGAGCGTCTGACCGCTACGGCTGATATCGAATACGCCTGTGAACCCAAGCTCGACGGGATTGCTGTCAGTTTGTTGTACGAAAAGGGTGTGCTGGCTCGTGGGGCTACCCGTGGTGATGGCACCACCGGGGAAGACATCACTCAGAATGTTCGCACTATTGCATCCATACCCCTCACACTCATGGGAAAAGGCTGGCCTGAGCGGCTGGAAGTGCGCGGTGAAATTTTCATGCCCAAAGCCGGTTTTGAAAAGATGAATGCCCGCGCCCGGGCCAGAGAAGAAAAGGTTTTTGTCAATCCCCGTAATGCGGCTGCGGGCAGTCTTCGTCAGCTGGACTCCAGAGTCACTGCACGTCGCCCGCTGACTATGTATTGTTACAGTGCCGGTATTGTCGAAGGGGGGAGCCTGCCTGATAAACACGCCGACATTCTGGAACTGTTCAGTCAGTGGGGTCTGCGTATTAATCCGGAAACACAGGTCGTCACGGGTGTTAAAGCCTGTGAAGATTACTACGGGCAGCTGGCAGAAAAACGACAGGAATTACCTTACGAAATAGACGGCATTGTCTATAAGGTGAATGATCTGAATTTGCAGAAACAGCTGGGTTTTGTTGCCCGTGCGCCACGTTGGGCGATTGCCCGGAAGTTTCCTGCCCAGGAAGAGATGACCCTGCTGAAAGATGTTGAGTTTCAGGTGGGGCGTACCGGTGCCGTAACACCTGTCGCCAGGCTGGAGCCTGTGTTTGTGGGGGGCGTTACGGTCAGTAATGCCACGTTGCACAATATGGATGAAATTATCCGCCTCGATCTGAAAATTGGTGATACGGTCATTGTCCATCGGGCGGGTGACGTTATTCCGAAAGTGGTGGGTGTTGCTCACTCCTGCCGACCTTCAGACGATCAGCTGCGTGATATTGTTATGCCAGACACCTGTCCGGTATGTGGTTCTGAAATCGAGCAGGACGAAGGTGAAGCCGCAGCACGCTGTTCTGGTGGCTTATACTGTTCTGCCCAGCGTAAGGAAGCCATTAAGCATTATGCCTCCCGAAAAGCGCTGGATATTGAAGGACTGGGCGATAAGCTGGTGGATCAGCTGGTGGCAAAAGGCCTGATTAATACCGTTGCCGATCTCTACAAACTGACGGTAGAACAGGTTTCCGGTCTGGAACGAATGGGTAGAAAGTCAGCCACAAACCTGATTAATGCTCTGGATCGCAGTCGTACGACAACCCTTGCCCGTTTTATTTATTCTCTGGGTATTCGGGAAGTGGGAGAGGCGACGGCACGCAGCCTGGTCAGCCACTATAAAGAGTTGGAGGCTATTCGCTCTGCCTGTGTTGATGACCTGCAAACTGTTGATGACGTGGGTCCTGTTGTGGCGTCGCATATCGAGAAATTTTTCCGTCAGCCTCATAATAAGGAAGTGATCGAGGAACTGCTGGAGCAGGGGGTTACATGGGCCGCTATTGAAGCACCGGCTGAAGGCGTAGCACAACCACTGGCCGGAGAAACCTGGGTATTGACCGGCTCCCTGCATTCTATGACCAGAGATCAGGGAAAAGAGATTCTGCAACAACTGGGCGCTAAGGTATCCGGGTCTGTTTCAGCAAAAACCACCGTATTGCTGGCCGGAGAAAAAGCGGGATCGAAGTTAACCAAAGCACAGAATCTGGGGGTTAAAGTGATCTCCGAAGACGATTTCATAGCGCTGAAAGCGGACTGGGGCGTTGAATGA
- the zipA gene encoding cell division protein ZipA has product MDMSLRELLIVIGVIVIIGVIIDGFRRMRLARKRASELTFGIEEVKGYDESFSSELPNGGARRSGAQEELSDTGAVEADTPRRGRKEDRSGRLDRIEPDFDSMDFGSAVEPELDLSEPLASTVYSGRAGNVEAGFEQSADDTDPAQAKAPDEPDLETATTETMASETMAPETRAKPRSLSKVEKDKEKLSDRTAIEEVVVINVLAKNNELFDGTRLLQSLLTAGMRFGDRSIFHRYSGKDGSGHIQFSLANGVKPGTFDIEQMEATETTILSLFLCLPGPEAPQKAFARMEETAKQLALDLGGELKDEHMSVMTQQTLEHCRQRIRDYERKQLAIKLPH; this is encoded by the coding sequence ATGGACATGAGTTTACGAGAGTTACTGATAGTAATCGGAGTTATCGTCATTATTGGAGTAATTATTGATGGATTCCGCCGTATGCGTCTGGCTCGTAAAAGAGCCTCTGAATTGACGTTTGGAATTGAAGAAGTAAAAGGCTACGACGAATCATTTTCCAGTGAACTGCCAAATGGTGGTGCGCGTCGTAGCGGTGCGCAGGAAGAATTGTCGGACACCGGGGCGGTTGAGGCGGATACTCCAAGGCGTGGGCGCAAGGAAGACCGGTCAGGCCGTCTTGACCGGATTGAACCCGATTTTGACAGCATGGACTTTGGCTCCGCTGTTGAACCCGAACTGGATCTGTCTGAGCCATTAGCCAGTACTGTGTACAGCGGACGGGCTGGGAATGTGGAAGCCGGGTTTGAGCAGTCTGCTGATGATACCGACCCGGCACAGGCTAAAGCCCCGGATGAGCCAGATTTAGAAACAGCGACGACTGAGACAATGGCTTCGGAAACAATGGCTCCGGAGACAAGGGCTAAGCCCCGATCTCTCAGTAAGGTGGAAAAGGATAAGGAAAAACTGTCTGACCGTACTGCTATTGAAGAAGTGGTCGTCATTAACGTGCTGGCTAAAAACAATGAGCTATTTGATGGCACCCGCTTACTGCAAAGCTTACTGACTGCCGGCATGCGTTTTGGTGACCGGTCGATTTTCCATCGCTACAGCGGCAAAGACGGCAGTGGACATATACAGTTCAGCCTTGCCAATGGTGTGAAACCGGGTACGTTTGATATTGAGCAGATGGAAGCCACCGAAACAACGATTCTCAGCCTGTTCCTGTGTCTGCCCGGACCGGAAGCGCCCCAGAAAGCCTTTGCCCGGATGGAAGAAACTGCAAAACAGCTGGCGCTGGATCTTGGCGGTGAACTCAAAGATGAGCATATGAGTGTAATGACTCAGCAGACACTGGAGCATTGTCGTCAGCGGATTCGTGATTACGAACGTAAGCAGCTGGCCATTAAACTCCCTCACTAA
- a CDS encoding cytochrome c-type biogenesis protein: MLQVIRYVISLLTLSLWAMAANAAAIDDYVFATPEQQSRFIQLTTELRCPQCQNQSIADSNATISEDLRREVYRLIGEGKEDQDIIRFMQERYGDFVLYKPRLNAQTLLLWFGPLLLLIMALVILVVIVKRHRKADQPCVLDKTEQAELDNILDGKQ; encoded by the coding sequence ATGCTTCAGGTCATCCGATACGTTATTTCTCTGCTAACGTTGTCTTTGTGGGCGATGGCAGCGAATGCCGCCGCAATAGACGACTATGTATTTGCAACGCCGGAACAGCAGAGCCGGTTTATTCAACTGACGACAGAGTTACGCTGTCCACAATGCCAGAACCAGTCGATTGCCGATTCCAACGCCACCATTTCAGAAGACTTGCGTCGTGAAGTCTATCGACTGATTGGTGAAGGCAAGGAGGATCAGGATATTATCCGCTTTATGCAGGAGCGCTATGGTGACTTTGTTCTCTACAAACCCCGGCTTAATGCTCAAACCCTGTTGCTCTGGTTTGGCCCCTTACTCCTGCTGATCATGGCGCTGGTGATTCTGGTCGTGATCGTAAAAAGGCACCGTAAAGCTGACCAGCCCTGTGTGCTGGATAAAACGGAACAGGCTGAGCTGGATAACATTCTGGACGGTAAACAATGA
- a CDS encoding DsbE family thiol:disulfide interchange protein, which translates to MKKWTLVPLVLFLVLSLLFYRALFRENKNDLPSALLNRPLPEFQLPAVLNPERLITAKELTGEVFLLNVWGSWCVACRIEHPYLLELAEQGVTIYGVNYKDEQADARQWLKLQDDPYVLSVADVDGRLGIDLGVYGAPETFLVDQQGMIRYRHIGIVDKRVWEEDLKPRYQALQKESG; encoded by the coding sequence GTGAAGAAATGGACACTGGTGCCTCTGGTTTTATTTTTGGTGTTGTCCCTGCTGTTTTACCGGGCTCTGTTTCGGGAAAACAAAAATGACTTGCCTTCCGCATTGCTGAACAGACCTTTGCCGGAGTTTCAGTTGCCAGCTGTGTTAAATCCTGAGCGTTTAATAACGGCAAAAGAGCTTACAGGAGAGGTCTTTTTGCTGAACGTCTGGGGCTCGTGGTGTGTCGCCTGCCGGATTGAACACCCATACCTGTTGGAACTGGCTGAACAGGGCGTCACGATTTATGGCGTGAACTACAAGGATGAACAGGCTGACGCCCGGCAATGGCTGAAACTCCAGGATGACCCTTATGTCTTAAGTGTCGCCGATGTGGATGGCAGACTGGGCATTGATCTGGGGGTTTATGGCGCGCCGGAAACCTTTCTGGTTGATCAGCAGGGTATGATCCGCTACAGGCATATTGGCATAGTGGACAAGCGGGTCTGGGAGGAAGACCTGAAGCCCCGTTATCAGGCTTTGCAGAAGGAGTCAGGCTGA
- a CDS encoding heme lyase CcmF/NrfE family subunit, whose amino-acid sequence MNPELGLLALILAFVMALLQGIIPLAGSYMGKLRWMAMGRTLAFGQFAFVLLSFMCLVYAFVSDDFSVAYVAGNSNILLPLQYKITATWGGHEGSLLLWILVLAGWTQAVAMFSYRLPHELSARVLSVLGLVSVGFLLFILFTSNPFARILPFPPLDGNDLNPLLQDFGMIVHPPMLYMGYVGFAVAFAFAIAALLEGKMDSAWARWARPWTTVAWCFMTLGIALGSWWAYYELGWGGWWFWDPVENASLMPWLVGTALMHSLAVTEKRGLFKSWTLLLAIFTFSLSLFGTFLVRSGVLTSVHAFASDPERGLFILVYLVVVVGASLTLFAFRAPQAQNRIGFGLLSRETFLLLNNVLLTIAAATVLLGTLFPLILDALDMGLISVGPPYFNTLFVPLSMLLALSLGVGLLLNWKENLTFWLWLQVRWILLMSVVGGFVFSLLYGDSFLISEALAIGLVLWIVLAIARDIMNKTRHKGLWQGMKTLRASYYGMQLAHLGLAVTFIGVAMSAGYTVQKDVRMAPGDMAALGDYTFRFDGIQRRQGPNYLSDYGSVTVFEGQRQVARMHPEKRLYQVQNMPMTEAAIHPRLSRDLYVALGESLGDDSWALRLHVKPFVRFIWLGAIFMALGGFVAIADRRYRLRVTKRRSAMDSGKDDAEGVAV is encoded by the coding sequence GTGAATCCTGAACTCGGGCTTCTGGCACTGATCCTTGCATTTGTCATGGCGCTCCTGCAAGGCATAATCCCTCTGGCAGGCAGCTACATGGGCAAGCTGCGCTGGATGGCGATGGGCAGAACGCTGGCATTTGGGCAGTTTGCTTTTGTATTACTGTCGTTTATGTGTCTGGTGTATGCGTTTGTCAGTGATGACTTTTCTGTGGCGTATGTCGCTGGTAATTCCAATATTCTGTTGCCGTTGCAGTACAAAATTACCGCCACCTGGGGAGGCCATGAAGGCTCTCTGTTGCTGTGGATTCTGGTGCTGGCAGGCTGGACACAGGCTGTCGCTATGTTCAGCTATCGCTTACCCCATGAACTGTCGGCAAGAGTGCTGTCGGTACTGGGGCTGGTCAGCGTCGGCTTTTTGCTGTTTATCCTGTTTACCTCTAACCCGTTTGCCCGAATCCTGCCGTTTCCACCGTTGGACGGTAACGACCTGAATCCGCTGCTGCAGGATTTTGGCATGATTGTTCATCCGCCCATGTTGTATATGGGTTATGTCGGGTTTGCGGTTGCTTTCGCGTTTGCGATCGCTGCGCTCCTCGAAGGCAAAATGGACAGCGCCTGGGCGCGCTGGGCAAGACCCTGGACGACCGTGGCATGGTGCTTCATGACCCTTGGTATTGCCCTTGGCAGCTGGTGGGCCTATTACGAACTGGGCTGGGGCGGCTGGTGGTTCTGGGACCCGGTGGAAAATGCCTCGCTTATGCCGTGGCTGGTGGGTACTGCGTTGATGCACTCTCTGGCAGTGACAGAAAAAAGGGGATTGTTTAAAAGCTGGACATTGCTACTGGCGATCTTCACCTTTTCGTTAAGCCTGTTTGGCACTTTTCTGGTTCGCTCGGGCGTGCTGACGTCTGTGCATGCGTTTGCCAGCGACCCGGAGCGTGGCTTGTTTATACTGGTTTATCTGGTCGTGGTGGTGGGGGCGTCATTGACGCTGTTTGCTTTCAGAGCCCCACAGGCGCAAAACCGGATTGGTTTCGGCCTGCTGTCCAGAGAAACCTTTCTGCTGCTAAACAATGTGCTGCTGACCATTGCAGCGGCAACCGTGTTGCTGGGAACGCTGTTTCCTCTGATTCTCGATGCCTTGGATATGGGGCTGATCTCCGTGGGCCCTCCTTATTTCAATACACTTTTTGTACCGCTGTCGATGTTGTTGGCGCTCAGTCTTGGGGTTGGCCTGTTACTTAACTGGAAGGAAAATCTTACTTTCTGGCTATGGTTGCAGGTGCGCTGGATTTTGCTGATGTCAGTGGTGGGAGGGTTTGTATTTAGCCTGCTCTACGGAGATAGCTTCCTGATCAGTGAAGCTCTGGCCATAGGGCTGGTGCTGTGGATTGTTTTAGCCATTGCCCGGGACATTATGAATAAAACCCGCCACAAAGGGCTGTGGCAGGGTATGAAAACACTGAGGGCCAGCTATTACGGCATGCAGCTGGCTCATCTTGGGCTGGCTGTTACCTTTATTGGTGTGGCGATGAGTGCCGGTTATACGGTACAGAAAGATGTCCGCATGGCGCCGGGCGATATGGCTGCCTTGGGCGATTACACCTTCCGCTTCGACGGTATTCAGCGTCGGCAGGGGCCTAACTATCTGTCTGATTATGGCAGCGTAACGGTTTTTGAAGGTCAGCGGCAGGTGGCTCGTATGCATCCGGAAAAACGGCTTTATCAGGTGCAGAATATGCCTATGACAGAAGCCGCGATTCATCCACGTCTGTCACGAGACCTCTATGTTGCACTGGGTGAAAGTCTGGGTGATGACAGCTGGGCGCTCAGGCTGCATGTAAAACCCTTTGTCCGTTTTATCTGGCTGGGTGCGATCTTTATGGCGCTGGGTGGTTTTGTCGCTATTGCCGACCGACGTTACCGACTGCGGGTGACAAAACGACGATCAGCAATGGATTCCGGTAAGGACGATGCAGAAGGAGTCGCTGTGTGA
- the smc gene encoding chromosome segregation protein SMC has product MRLKSIKLAGFKSFVDPTVVHFPSNMSGVVGPNGCGKSNIIDAVRWVMGESSAKHLRGESMTDVIFKGSNSRKPAAKASVELVFDNNEGRVTGEYAAFSEISVKRLLTSEAKNFYYLNGTKCRRRDVMDIFLGTGLGPRSYAIISQGIVSNLVESKPEELRVFIEEAAGISKYKERRRETENRIRRTNENLERLTDLREELGRRLGHLQRQAQAAEKYKEFKGEERLKKAQLQALRWKTIDEGARSQEHVISELEVQLEAAVSQQRSADARSEEDRAAQMELSDHFHETQAKFYGTGNEVTRIEQTLRHREERAKELSHDLEQLEHSWQEAREQMADDQEQLELLEAEKLEIEPELEMLLEQEAGSGDALAQVEEEMHRLQQEWDQFNQRSHEPRRTAEVEQSRIQHAEQVIQRLSERNQRLKGELDGLGGGEDQEEMELLAERLTELEMTRETQELRQEDTLTDIEQNRTAVDELLEQRDRNRSELSTLRGRHASLEALQQAAMGQDTGVLVWMEEHGLQNRPRLAEKLQVESGWELAMETVLGDSLQALCVDGFDPVTSFLGNLEQGSAILLDSSQAVAPQADKSGLVALAGKVVAGSEALPMLAGIFTCESLDQALGLRGSLEPHESIITPEGIWLSRSWLRVNRSADNSSGVLERQQELEALTIKLEQLEQTLELLAEDLQNHREKGDVLENLRKEIQQQLSDLNRQQGEVRADLQGRKVRLEQFSERRRRLEQELTDCREQQLLEQEQVNESRLKLQEALDLMEYDSSHKDELLEKRERCREKLEDVRQRSRHDKERSHQLALRQQSINSQVMSLRAAIERLSQQSTKLRERRELLQASLNESHSPEGELQEQLEALLTRRLEEEEAMQTARSELEKVEQHLQQYEKERQAAEQKAQTARSRLEKLRMDWQGMQVRRTTLAEQLKEDQFDLQTVLANMPEEASEQGWEYELERLQARIERLGAINLAAIEEYETQSERKNYLDAQNEDLESALETLENAIRKIDRETRQRFKSTFDKVNSGLQDLFPRVFGGGRAYLQLTGDDLLDTGVAIMAQPPGKKNSTIHLLSGGEKALTAIALVFAIFQLNPSPFCMLDEVDAPLDDANVGRYAKMVSEMSDKVQFIYITHNKIAMQAANQLVGVTMQEPGVSRPVSVDIEEAAAMAAM; this is encoded by the coding sequence ATGCGTCTAAAATCGATCAAACTGGCCGGTTTCAAATCATTTGTGGACCCAACCGTGGTTCATTTCCCCTCCAATATGAGTGGTGTGGTCGGGCCTAACGGGTGCGGTAAGTCCAATATTATCGACGCTGTGCGTTGGGTAATGGGCGAGTCTTCCGCCAAGCATCTGCGTGGCGAGTCCATGACCGATGTTATTTTCAAGGGGTCAAACAGCCGTAAACCGGCTGCCAAGGCGTCCGTTGAGCTGGTCTTTGATAACAATGAAGGCCGGGTGACTGGAGAATACGCGGCATTCAGCGAAATCTCCGTGAAGCGACTGCTCACCTCAGAAGCTAAAAACTTTTACTATCTCAACGGCACCAAATGCCGTCGGCGGGATGTGATGGATATCTTTCTGGGTACCGGCCTGGGACCTCGCAGCTATGCCATTATCAGCCAGGGAATTGTGTCTAACCTGGTGGAATCCAAGCCGGAAGAGTTGCGGGTTTTTATTGAAGAAGCCGCTGGTATCTCCAAATACAAAGAACGCAGGCGGGAAACCGAGAACCGCATTCGCCGAACCAATGAAAACCTTGAACGTCTGACTGACCTTCGTGAAGAGCTGGGTCGGCGTCTTGGTCATTTGCAGCGTCAGGCACAGGCTGCGGAAAAGTATAAGGAGTTCAAAGGCGAAGAACGTCTGAAAAAGGCTCAGTTACAGGCGCTACGCTGGAAAACCATTGATGAAGGTGCGAGATCTCAGGAACACGTTATCAGTGAGCTGGAAGTTCAGCTGGAAGCAGCTGTCAGCCAACAGCGCTCAGCAGACGCCCGTTCCGAGGAAGATCGTGCCGCACAGATGGAACTAAGCGATCACTTCCACGAGACTCAGGCTAAATTCTACGGCACCGGGAACGAAGTTACCCGCATTGAGCAGACTTTGCGCCACCGTGAAGAACGGGCGAAAGAGCTGAGTCATGATCTTGAACAGCTGGAACACAGTTGGCAGGAAGCCCGTGAACAGATGGCGGACGACCAGGAACAGCTGGAACTGCTCGAAGCCGAGAAGCTGGAGATTGAACCTGAACTGGAAATGCTGCTGGAGCAGGAAGCCGGTTCCGGTGATGCGCTCGCTCAGGTGGAAGAAGAAATGCACCGGCTGCAGCAGGAATGGGATCAGTTTAACCAGCGTTCCCATGAACCTCGTCGTACGGCAGAAGTCGAACAGTCCCGCATTCAGCACGCTGAACAGGTGATTCAGCGTCTGTCTGAGCGTAACCAGCGTCTGAAAGGCGAGCTGGACGGCCTTGGGGGCGGTGAAGACCAGGAAGAGATGGAGCTGCTGGCTGAACGTCTGACCGAGCTGGAAATGACCCGTGAGACTCAGGAGCTGCGCCAGGAAGATACCCTGACTGACATTGAACAGAATCGTACGGCAGTGGACGAGTTGCTGGAGCAGCGTGATCGCAACCGTTCCGAGCTCAGTACCCTGCGTGGTCGCCATGCGTCCCTGGAAGCCCTGCAACAGGCCGCCATGGGGCAGGACACCGGCGTACTGGTGTGGATGGAAGAGCATGGCTTGCAGAACCGTCCCAGGCTGGCAGAAAAACTGCAGGTGGAAAGCGGCTGGGAACTGGCCATGGAAACGGTACTGGGCGACAGTTTGCAGGCGTTGTGTGTCGATGGTTTTGACCCGGTAACGAGCTTTCTCGGTAATCTGGAACAGGGTTCAGCCATACTGCTGGATTCCAGTCAGGCCGTGGCACCACAGGCGGATAAATCGGGTCTGGTGGCCCTGGCCGGTAAAGTGGTGGCTGGTAGTGAAGCTTTGCCAATGCTGGCTGGTATTTTTACCTGCGAATCACTGGACCAGGCGCTAGGGCTGCGTGGGTCGCTGGAGCCCCATGAGTCGATCATTACCCCTGAAGGTATCTGGCTGTCCCGCAGCTGGTTGCGGGTTAATCGCAGTGCCGATAACAGCTCGGGGGTGCTTGAGCGGCAGCAGGAGCTGGAAGCGCTGACCATTAAACTGGAACAGTTGGAGCAGACTCTCGAACTGTTGGCCGAAGACCTGCAAAACCACAGAGAGAAGGGCGATGTTCTGGAAAATCTCCGTAAGGAAATTCAACAGCAGTTGTCTGATCTGAACCGGCAGCAGGGTGAGGTGCGTGCTGACTTACAGGGGCGCAAAGTCCGGTTGGAACAGTTCTCTGAACGACGCAGGCGTCTGGAGCAGGAGCTGACGGATTGTCGGGAACAGCAACTGCTTGAGCAGGAGCAAGTGAATGAATCCCGCCTGAAATTGCAGGAAGCTCTGGACCTCATGGAATACGACAGCAGTCATAAAGATGAGCTGCTGGAAAAACGTGAACGTTGTCGTGAAAAGCTGGAAGACGTGCGGCAGCGCTCCCGTCACGATAAAGAGCGCTCCCATCAGCTGGCACTGCGACAACAGAGCATCAACAGTCAGGTTATGTCATTGCGGGCAGCCATCGAACGGTTGAGCCAGCAGTCCACTAAACTGCGTGAGCGCAGGGAGCTGCTACAGGCTTCCCTGAATGAATCCCACTCGCCTGAAGGTGAATTACAGGAGCAGCTGGAAGCTTTGCTGACTCGTCGGCTGGAAGAAGAAGAGGCCATGCAGACCGCCCGCAGTGAACTGGAAAAGGTTGAACAGCATCTGCAACAGTACGAGAAAGAGCGTCAGGCCGCTGAGCAGAAAGCACAGACTGCCCGTTCCCGTCTGGAAAAACTGCGCATGGACTGGCAGGGCATGCAGGTACGCCGGACGACACTGGCTGAACAGTTAAAAGAAGATCAGTTTGACCTGCAAACGGTGCTGGCTAATATGCCGGAAGAGGCTTCAGAGCAGGGCTGGGAGTATGAACTGGAACGTCTGCAGGCTCGGATTGAACGACTTGGGGCGATCAATCTGGCAGCGATTGAAGAGTATGAAACCCAGTCTGAACGCAAAAACTATCTGGACGCCCAGAACGAAGATCTGGAATCTGCGCTGGAAACGTTAGAGAATGCAATCAGGAAGATTGACCGGGAAACCCGGCAACGTTTCAAGAGTACCTTTGATAAGGTAAATTCAGGTCTGCAGGACCTGTTTCCCAGGGTGTTCGGCGGTGGCCGGGCTTATCTGCAACTGACGGGCGACGATCTGCTGGATACCGGCGTGGCGATCATGGCGCAGCCGCCGGGTAAAAAGAACAGTACTATCCACCTGTTATCTGGCGGAGAAAAGGCACTGACAGCCATTGCGCTGGTTTTTGCCATCTTCCAGTTGAATCCATCACCGTTCTGTATGCTGGACGAGGTGGATGCGCCACTGGATGACGCTAACGTTGGCCGCTATGCAAAAATGGTGTCGGAGATGAGTGACAAGGTACAGTTCATCTACATCACCCACAACAAGATTGCGATGCAGGCGGCTAATCAACTGGTGGGTGTCACCATGCAGGAGCCTGGTGTTTCCCGACCGGTATCTGTGGATATTGAAGAAGCAGCTGCTATGGCAGCCATGTAA
- the ccmI gene encoding c-type cytochrome biogenesis protein CcmI encodes MNFWFSAGLLIMAAIALAVVPLLVKRRKSFGATAQEINIEQFREQQKELETQLNQGLIAPALANEMRTELEKKLLSDVPAGHRKGFDVRPGVVMSALIVLLIPLMVLPLYWKLGAQTELQVAEALVKPELNSNSLLETLESWQQKKPDNPQALYLLGGRYLALGRMEDSVQAFRRFYQLTGSDQGAAQLAQVLYLKNNSRFDTEVSQLLHEALTRNEFNTTALGMQGIAAFEQKDYTGALAAWDKALSVETDPEARESLLTGINQAKKMLGEPLPAVRVRVSLAPEIQSLPGNTRVMVFARAKEGRMPLAVKPVLVSELPGEVVLDDSTAMMMGGSKLSETKLLDVVATISLSGDVMNPDYKGEVKSVRPESKEVVELLIRPAG; translated from the coding sequence ATGAATTTCTGGTTTTCTGCCGGTTTACTGATCATGGCTGCCATTGCACTGGCAGTAGTGCCTTTGCTAGTTAAACGTCGAAAGTCGTTTGGTGCAACAGCTCAGGAAATCAATATAGAGCAATTTCGGGAACAACAGAAAGAGCTGGAAACACAGCTTAATCAAGGACTGATTGCTCCTGCCCTGGCAAATGAAATGCGTACAGAGCTTGAGAAAAAGCTGTTGAGTGATGTGCCGGCAGGACACCGTAAAGGCTTCGACGTTCGTCCCGGCGTTGTCATGTCGGCCCTGATTGTGCTGCTGATCCCTCTGATGGTATTGCCACTTTACTGGAAGCTGGGTGCACAAACTGAACTGCAGGTGGCAGAAGCGCTGGTAAAGCCAGAGCTGAATTCAAATTCACTACTGGAGACCCTGGAGAGCTGGCAACAAAAGAAGCCTGACAACCCTCAGGCATTGTATCTGCTGGGCGGACGCTATCTGGCTCTGGGGCGAATGGAGGATTCGGTGCAGGCTTTCCGTCGCTTTTATCAACTGACTGGCAGTGACCAGGGAGCAGCCCAGTTGGCTCAGGTGTTGTATCTGAAAAACAATAGCCGGTTTGATACAGAGGTCAGCCAGCTGTTGCACGAAGCTTTGACGCGCAACGAATTTAATACGACAGCTCTGGGGATGCAGGGCATCGCTGCCTTTGAACAAAAAGACTATACCGGTGCGCTGGCAGCCTGGGATAAAGCCCTTTCCGTTGAGACTGATCCGGAGGCTCGGGAGTCGTTGCTGACAGGTATTAATCAGGCGAAAAAGATGCTGGGCGAACCCTTACCCGCTGTCAGGGTCAGGGTATCGCTGGCACCAGAAATTCAGTCTCTGCCGGGGAATACAAGGGTGATGGTATTTGCCCGGGCTAAAGAGGGACGTATGCCCTTAGCGGTGAAGCCTGTTCTGGTATCAGAATTGCCGGGGGAAGTGGTTCTGGACGACAGCACAGCCATGATGATGGGGGGCAGTAAGTTGTCGGAAACAAAGCTGCTTGATGTGGTGGCGACAATAAGCCTTTCCGGCGACGTGATGAACCCTGATTACAAAGGTGAAGTGAAGTCTGTCCGGCCTGAAAGTAAAGAAGTGGTTGAGCTGTTGATACGGCCTGCAGGATAA